In the bacterium SCSIO 12741 genome, GAGCCAAACAGGTCACCTACTACATTCATTCCGGCCATAAGTGGGCCTTCAATCACAGACAAGGGTCGACCCAAATTTTTGAAGGCTTCTTCCACGTCCTGATCAATGTAATCGGTAATTCCTTTTACCAGGGAATGACTCAAACGCTCTTCAACAGATTGCAACCTCCAAGTGTCGTCTTCTTTTTTCTTCTTCCCTCCGGACTCTACATTTCGGGCAAACTCCAAGAGATCTTCCGTTGCCGTTTCTGTCCGATTCAGAAGTACGTCTTCCACTTTTTCAAGCAGATCTTTGGGTACTTCATCGTAAACCTCGAGCATTGCCGGGTTCACAATTCCCATATCCATACCGGCCTGAATAGCGTGAAACAGAAATGCGGCATGCATAGCTTCACGCACTGCATTGTTTCCTCTAAAGGAAAAGGACACGTTGCTTACTCCTCCACTTACTTTAGCTCCTGGAAGATTGTCTTTAATCCACTTGGTAGCCTTGAAAAAATCGAGGGCGTAGTTATCGTGATCGGAAATTCCAGTAGCTACTGGAAAAATATTGGGGTCAAATATGATGTCTTGTGGAGGAAATCCAACTTCATCTACCAAGATCCGGTAGGAGCGTTCACAAATAGTAGTTCTCCTTTCATAGGTATCGGCCTGACCATTTTCATCAAATGCCATAACGATAACTGCGGCTCCGTAGCGAAGAATTTTTGTTGCCTGCTCAACAAACTTTTCCTTCCCTTCTTTAAGACTAATGGAATTCACCACGCATTTCCCTTGAACGCATTTCAACCCCTCCTCAATGATCTCCCATTTCGAGGAATCAATCATGATAGGAATTTTGGAAATGTCGGGTTCAGCGGCAACCAGATTCAAAAAGCGCTTCATGGCGGCTACTCCATCGAGCATACCTTCATCCATGTTTACGTCCAAAATCTGTGCACCACCTTCCACCTGATTTCGGGCTACTGAAAGTGCTTCTTCGTAGTTATTTTCCTTAATCAGTCGCAAAAAGCGGCGTGAGCCTGTTACGTTAGTTCGTTCACCAACGTTTACAAAATTGGATTCTGGTGTAATCACCAATGGCTCCAACCCACTTAATACTAAAGGAGGAATGTTGTTTTTACTTTGCATATTCTTCTACTGAACGCGGTTGGTAGTTTTCTGATAAGTGTGCGATTTGGCGGATGTGATCCGGAGTTGTACCACAGCAGCCGCCAACAATATTTAGCAGGCCTTCTTGAAGGAATCCTTCAATCTGCTCTCCCATTCTTTGCGGAGTTTCATCATACTCACCAAATTCATTGGGTAATCCTGCATTGGGGTGTGCTGATACCAAAAAGTTACTTTTTCTGGAAAGCACCTGAAGGTAAGGACGAAGTTGTTCTGCTCCGAGTGCGCAATTCAAACCAATGCTAAGCAAAGGCATGTGGGAAACCGAAATCAAAAATGCTTCTGTCGTTTGCCCAGACAAGGTGCGGCCACTGGCATCGGTGATGGTTCCGGAAACCATAATTGGGATTTCTCTTCCCAACTCATCAAACGCATCTTGAATCGCAAACAAGGCAGCCTTGGCATTTAAGGTGTCAAACACCGTTTCAACCAAAAGTAGATCAACCCCACCTTCCATCAAAGCAATGGTTTGTTCTTTGTAGGCCACCACCAATTGATCATAGGTAATGGCTCTAAATCCCGGATCGTTTACGTCGGGAGACAGAGAAGCCGTTCTATTGGTGGGCCCCATGGATCCGGCAACGTATCTTGGCTTATCTGGATTTTTCTCGGTGAATTCATCAGCTACTTTCTTTGCAATCCGAGCAGACTCAAAGTTGAGATCATACACCGCATCTTCCAAATTGTAGTCTGCTTGAGCGATCGTGGTAGAGCTAAATGTGTTGGTCTCTAAAATATCGGCATCGGCATCGAGGTATTCCCGGTGGATTTCTTCCAATACATCCGGACGGGTTAATGCCAACAAATCGTTGTTTCCCTTCAGCGGTGAATCGTGGTCTTTGAACCGTTCCCCTCTAAAGTCTTCTTCTTCCAAGTTGTATCGTTGGATCATGGTTCCCATGGCTCCATCCAATACCAGGATTCTCTCCTGGAGTATTTTACGTATATCTGGTTTGTTCATAGGTAGCAAAAAAAATCCCGCTAAGTCCTAACTTTCGTTTGGAACTTTCTGCGGGATGTAAATTTCTTTTTCGTCATATCTCTACTTATCACGGTCCTTTGACCAGGTATTGGCACCTTTTCCAACAGGCTGCTGCACTGTGGGAAGGTTGCCAAGGTTTCGCAGGGCCAGTCCCTCCACCTTTCTGAATAAGTTTGAGCAAAGTTAAGTGAAATACTTTAAGGCTACGAATTCTATTTGAATTTCCGTTTAAGCACCTTTTTCCTGGAGGACTTTGTCCATTCCGGTGTCTTTTCCATCAAGGCTAACGGTGTTTTTTTCTTTCCAATAATTGCGGATTCTGTCTTCTCCTTGTTTATCGGCCCATTTCTCCAGTATATCTCGCTCACCGGAATAATCGAAAAAGGGCACGGCAAATCCACAGGAACTTTGAACCAAGTCTACTTCGAGCTCAAATACCTGACGTTTGCCAGACCAGTTTGGAAAGTGCTCAATTAGTTGGCCCCATTCAGGATCGGTTTCATGGTAGGACTTCGCCTTACCATATACCCGCAAGATTAAAGGCTTGCCCTCAAAAGCACACCACATGATGGTCATCCTACCATTGTCCTGAACATGGGTTGCGGTTTCATTTCCGCTTCCAGTCAGATTTAACCAAAGAATCTTATTTGGCGAGACAACCCGCAAGGAATCCATCCCCTTTGGGGAAACATTGATTCGTCCGTCCTTTGCTGCGGTTCCTACAAAGAACATTTTTTGATCTTGAATAAATTCCTGAAATGCCGGAGTGATTTCCTGAATACGTGTTCCCATAATTCAACTATTGACCACCGAAGGTAGCCATTAGACGCGATTCAGAAATGTCAAAAAAAGTTAGGTTTCATTTGCTCTTTTCGCTCTTCGAAGTTCGTGCCTTTCGATGATCTGTTCAAGGCGTTCATCACTAACGTCCACATCCAGCTGAACCCAAAGGGGAAGGTGATCGGAAAGCTCGTAGGTAAATTCCCTTTTGGTTGGTGTTTTTTCCGGATAAAGCTTGTCAATATTTTTCTGGTAAAAGTCGAGTACACCTCCATGGTTCGTAAAACTCTTGGTGTGACTCGGGTAATAGAAAATTTGATCGTATCGCTTGTCTTTGGCCAGGTTGGATCCGAACTTTTGGTTGCGAAGCGAATCCGGAATTTTGAGTTTGTGTTTGGTCATCGCATTGAACAAATCGTCATCCAAATCGGGAATATTAAAGTCCCCAACTACGATAATGTCCTTATCAACGCCATGGCGATCCTTTCGTTTTTTCTCCACCCATTTGCTCAATTCAGCCAGAGCTCCTTTTCGTTCACTCAGTTTCTTACCCCACCGAATATGAACGGCAAGCAAAACGAAATCAAAGTTACCGGCTGAAAAGGAGGCCATAAATGGAGGTCTCCACCAGGTAATGGATGGCACATACTCGTTGGTTCGACGATCTTTTTTACGTGGAGGGTCTGCTTCAGCAGCCAAACCTGTGAATACTACGGCTCGCTTGTCAAAGATGAAAGCAATGCGTTCCTTATTTCCTCCACGGTCCATGGCATAATCAGAAAAGACCACATCCCAATACGGTCCGAGTATTTCGAGCACCTTTTTCAGTTCGGTCAGATTGTCCCGCAATTCGGTGACAGCGATCAAATCAAACTGGCCTAATATTTCTGCAATGAAATGGATCGAAGCCTTTCGCCGACGCTTTTTGCCAAATTCTCGGATATTCCAGGTTGCGAGATTTATCGTTTCATCCAATTTGGATGATGGAATTCCTGCATCGTTAATTCTCTTTTTGAGTTCCCGAAGACCTAGGGAGGTATAATAGTCTAATCGGCCGTGGTACATAGCGTTCAGATTAAGGTTCACCCAAATATCTGAAAATAAGCGGAAAAGGTCAAGAAGGGAATTTGAAATCTACTTCATGTTCCTGCGGAACAAGTAGACTCCTCCGATAAGGATAAGGAGGTAAGGGATTCCCATGATAAAAGTAATCCCGTCATTAAGGCCACGTCCAATATCCGAACCACTTTCGTAGCTTGACTCGGCCATCAACTTACACATCGCACATTGAGCCATGCTCTCGACCGGAAGTAAAAGTAAACTCCCAATGAGAACGGCAACAATTCCTATGCTCAGCTTACGCACCATAATAAGGTGCCAAAAATACATAAACAAGTACTCCGGTCAACGTTACATACAACCAAACCGGATAAGTATATCGCACCAAGGTTTTGTGCTGACCGATCTGATTGGTCATCCCAAAGTAGTAGGCGTATAAGATGAAAGGCAAGGACAACCCTGCCAATGGAATGTGGGTAAGAAGGATGAACAGGTACAGCCCTCTATAATCTCCTCCGTAAGAAGTGTCACCTGTGAAGTGATGGTACACCACATAACTCAACAGAAAGACCAAGCTCAAAATCATGGCCAAAGTGTTCAGCCCTTTGTGTAAGGGAATATTTTTGGACTTAACCGCAAACAAAGAAGCCAACAAAAGGATGAAACAAGTTCCATTAATAATGGCATGCAACATCGGTTGAAAGGCGGTGAAAGCCGGAGCAGATTCTGCACCAGGCATCTCATGAAGGATAATAACCAGAGCAAATACGGCAATCGTAAAACTCCAAATTATCCAATGGGCTTTCTTATTGTTCATCTTTTTTCTTTCGGGGAATAAACTCTTCTGCTTTGACAATCTTAAGGTCTTCGGTCAAACGCTTGGCTTCGGCATATTGCGTTCCATCGTAATAGCCTCTTATTCTCCTCTTTTTGTCCAAGAGAACCACTTGCGTTATATCGACGGGAAGGTTTAAACTATCATTGTTTGTGATACCCAGGCCTTGAGTTGCAAACACCTCAGGATTTCTGTCTTTTAAAGCCAGAATATTCCATTTGCCTTCGAGAATTCGAAACTCATTGGTAAGTTCACAGATTCCATTGGTAGAATCAGATGCTGACCTCAAGCTAATCGTAAGCAAAGCCACATCATCGTTTTCTCTAAATCTATCTTGTAGGGACACCAACTGACTATAAATCCTCGGACCATACTTTTTGTCCTTTGGATCAAAAACAGTTACTAAGAGGATTTTGTTCGCCAGATCACTGGAATCAATTTCGGTAGAATCGCAAGTCAAAAATTCAGCTGCGGGAACCTGATAATAAACGGTATCACCAGCCTCATTAACTGTATGATTTCCAAAATAGGGGCGACTGATGAAGTTATGCTTCGCCGTGGAAAGAAGGACGTAAAGCAAGGATGGAAACAGCAGGATTACCAGAAGTAATGCTACCTTCCTGTATTTGCTTGTCATGAGATGCTTAGTACAAAGTAGACATCACTGATGATGCTACAGAAGTCGCTTCAGTAAATAGCAAGAAAAGTAGGTAGAGAATGAACACTCCGTATGGCAACAAAATGAAATACTTGAACATTTTGCGCTCATCGCCTAAGTGCATAAACACCATTACAATGTATCCTGCTTTTACAATCGTCAATCCGATAAAGATAAGTTTCAAGGCAATGGATGGCACTCCCCAGGCGTTTGCAAAAACACCTAAAAGAACCTCAGCCGCCGTAACAATCGAAAGGATCGCGGTAACAAACCAGATTTTCTTCCGAATCTTTTTCCCTTCTTCTTCGCTGTGAGTAGCTCCTAAAGAATATTCTATGATATCGTCTCTTTTCATGTCTTTCTTATCTCAGGTTTAAAAGGGAATTACAATAGATAGAAGAAGGTAAATACAAATACCCATACAAGGTCTACAAAGTGCCAGTACAAACCAACCTTTTCAACCATTTCGTAGTGTCCGGTTTTTTCGTAGGTACCGCGGGTTACTTGGATGAAGATAATCAGGTTAATAATTACCCCACTCAATACGTGAGTTCCGTGGAAACCGGTTACGAAAAAGAAGAACTGGGAATACTGCACTGGGCCGAGGAAAAATCCACCTACATTATCAGGGTCGCTGAAGCCCGGAGCATAATAGTTTTGAGTAAGAGTAGCATTGTCAGCCCAGGTAGAGATGTCTCCATCAGGACCAGCAATAAATGTTGCCCATTCCCAAGCCTGGCTTCCAACGAAAATAGCTCCACCTAATACAGTTAAACCTAACCAGAAAGTAACTCCTTTGCGATCCATACGGTGACCAGCTTCTACTGCCAATACCATGGTTACTGAAGATACAATCAGAATAAACGTCATAAACGCCACATACATCAAGGGTAAGTGAGCGTGTGTAAATGGGAAGTGAGTAAATACTTCTTCACTTACTGGCCAATTGTCAATCTTGTGGCGCATATAACCAATAGCTGCAAGCAACCCACCGAAAGTGAGTGCATCTGAGATGAGGAAGAACCACATCATCATTTTACCATAGCTTACACTAAATGGCGATCGACCACCACCCCAAAGGGTATTCTGATCAATAATTTTTGTTACTTCTCCTGCCATGGAAATTGAATTAGATTATCTGACGTTATATAAGAATAAAAACAAAATTACCCATAACACATCGAGGAAATGCCAGTAGATGGCACAGAGTTCAAGACCAAGCTTGTTCTCTGAATGATACTTCCTGCGAAG is a window encoding:
- a CDS encoding homocysteine S-methyltransferase family protein yields the protein MNKPDIRKILQERILVLDGAMGTMIQRYNLEEEDFRGERFKDHDSPLKGNNDLLALTRPDVLEEIHREYLDADADILETNTFSSTTIAQADYNLEDAVYDLNFESARIAKKVADEFTEKNPDKPRYVAGSMGPTNRTASLSPDVNDPGFRAITYDQLVVAYKEQTIALMEGGVDLLLVETVFDTLNAKAALFAIQDAFDELGREIPIMVSGTITDASGRTLSGQTTEAFLISVSHMPLLSIGLNCALGAEQLRPYLQVLSRKSNFLVSAHPNAGLPNEFGEYDETPQRMGEQIEGFLQEGLLNIVGGCCGTTPDHIRQIAHLSENYQPRSVEEYAK
- a CDS encoding pyridoxamine 5'-phosphate oxidase family protein, with protein sequence MGTRIQEITPAFQEFIQDQKMFFVGTAAKDGRINVSPKGMDSLRVVSPNKILWLNLTGSGNETATHVQDNGRMTIMWCAFEGKPLILRVYGKAKSYHETDPEWGQLIEHFPNWSGKRQVFELEVDLVQSSCGFAVPFFDYSGERDILEKWADKQGEDRIRNYWKEKNTVSLDGKDTGMDKVLQEKGA
- a CDS encoding endonuclease/exonuclease/phosphatase family protein translates to MYHGRLDYYTSLGLRELKKRINDAGIPSSKLDETINLATWNIREFGKKRRRKASIHFIAEILGQFDLIAVTELRDNLTELKKVLEILGPYWDVVFSDYAMDRGGNKERIAFIFDKRAVVFTGLAAEADPPRKKDRRTNEYVPSITWWRPPFMASFSAGNFDFVLLAVHIRWGKKLSERKGALAELSKWVEKKRKDRHGVDKDIIVVGDFNIPDLDDDLFNAMTKHKLKIPDSLRNQKFGSNLAKDKRYDQIFYYPSHTKSFTNHGGVLDFYQKNIDKLYPEKTPTKREFTYELSDHLPLWVQLDVDVSDERLEQIIERHELRRAKRANET
- a CDS encoding DUF420 domain-containing protein; the protein is MNNKKAHWIIWSFTIAVFALVIILHEMPGAESAPAFTAFQPMLHAIINGTCFILLLASLFAVKSKNIPLHKGLNTLAMILSLVFLLSYVVYHHFTGDTSYGGDYRGLYLFILLTHIPLAGLSLPFILYAYYFGMTNQIGQHKTLVRYTYPVWLYVTLTGVLVYVFLAPYYGA
- a CDS encoding cytochrome C oxidase subunit IV family protein, which codes for MKRDDIIEYSLGATHSEEEGKKIRKKIWFVTAILSIVTAAEVLLGVFANAWGVPSIALKLIFIGLTIVKAGYIVMVFMHLGDERKMFKYFILLPYGVFILYLLFLLFTEATSVASSVMSTLY
- a CDS encoding cytochrome c oxidase subunit 3 translates to MAGEVTKIIDQNTLWGGGRSPFSVSYGKMMMWFFLISDALTFGGLLAAIGYMRHKIDNWPVSEEVFTHFPFTHAHLPLMYVAFMTFILIVSSVTMVLAVEAGHRMDRKGVTFWLGLTVLGGAIFVGSQAWEWATFIAGPDGDISTWADNATLTQNYYAPGFSDPDNVGGFFLGPVQYSQFFFFVTGFHGTHVLSGVIINLIIFIQVTRGTYEKTGHYEMVEKVGLYWHFVDLVWVFVFTFFYLL